One window from the genome of Dongia rigui encodes:
- a CDS encoding class I SAM-dependent methyltransferase — translation MKTEDGAKVAWNVRLRAWWEGEEIRVAAPSAQGPGTRSEPVLTAPAVVIPPLMPWENEAIRIQQQVWGEGYYKPGGEEHVLGLAKPFGLNPSLTVMEFGAGLGGGTRALVNEFGVWVSGLEPTADLAKAGKEMSIKAGLEKKADIVRYAPEGFEPKAGSVDCILSSESLYLVEDKEKLLKIFERTLKPRGQVSITDFVRSDELQANDQKLQGLGLAPADPTHFASSAEYVKWFRELNFDLRVNEDITERYRKLIMDGWVDFTQAGGQKAAHAKALPEQVVKEVELWSRRVAAMDAGHLKVMRYYAIKLGGTKLMSNW, via the coding sequence GCGCATGGTGGGAAGGCGAGGAAATCCGCGTCGCCGCGCCAAGCGCACAGGGCCCGGGCACCCGGTCTGAGCCGGTCCTGACCGCGCCGGCCGTCGTCATTCCGCCATTGATGCCCTGGGAAAACGAAGCGATTCGCATCCAGCAGCAGGTGTGGGGCGAGGGCTACTATAAGCCCGGCGGCGAGGAGCATGTGCTTGGATTGGCCAAGCCCTTTGGCCTCAACCCCTCCCTGACGGTGATGGAGTTCGGCGCTGGCCTCGGCGGCGGAACCCGCGCTCTGGTCAACGAATTCGGCGTATGGGTGAGCGGCCTGGAGCCGACGGCGGACCTTGCCAAGGCTGGCAAGGAAATGTCGATCAAGGCCGGTCTCGAGAAGAAGGCCGATATCGTCCGCTACGCGCCCGAAGGCTTCGAGCCCAAGGCGGGCTCGGTCGATTGCATCTTGTCCTCTGAGTCGCTCTATCTGGTCGAAGACAAGGAAAAATTGCTGAAGATCTTCGAACGGACCCTGAAACCCCGCGGCCAGGTCTCGATCACGGATTTCGTCCGCAGCGACGAGCTGCAGGCCAATGACCAGAAGCTCCAGGGGCTGGGCCTCGCCCCAGCCGATCCCACCCATTTCGCCTCCAGCGCCGAATATGTGAAGTGGTTCCGCGAACTCAATTTCGACCTCCGGGTCAATGAGGACATCACCGAGCGCTACCGCAAGCTGATCATGGATGGCTGGGTCGATTTCACCCAGGCGGGCGGCCAGAAGGCTGCTCATGCAAAAGCTCTTCCAGAACAAGTGGTTAAGGAAGTTGAGCTGTGGTCCCGCCGGGTTGCGGCCATGGATGCCGGCCATCTCAAGGTCATGCGCTATTACGCCATCAAGCTGGG